The genomic window CGCGGACGATGACGGAGAGGTGCTCGAGTCGTCCGTGCCCGTCGTGGATGCCGTCGACGCGCACCGCGTAGTAGCCGGCGTGCAGCGATTCGTCGGCGGAGAGGCGTAACGGCACGCTCGCCGTCGCGCCCGGCTCGAGGTCGACGAAATTGCTCGCACGATCGACGCGCAGGCCGCTGGGCGGCGTCACGAGCCAGGCGACGGTGGCGCTCGTCGTGCCGTTTCGGTTCGAGACCTCGAACTCGGACGCTACCGCTCCCCCGGCTTCGACGCGCAGCGGCGCAGGGCCGATGAGGCGCACGGCGCTCGATTGCGGGACGGAAAGCCTCGCGGTCGCGTACGACGGCGGCGCCGCGCTTGCGTTGGCGGCCCATTGCCGATTCGGCACGTTGCCGGCGGCGACGTCAACGCGCAGCGTACCGCGGCTAGGGAGCGCGATCCACGAGTTGCGCGCGGGTGCGCCGTTCACGCTGACGCGCTCGACGTACGCGTTCTCCGCGGTGCTTAGCGGCGACGATATCACGATCGCCGGTCCGCCCGGCGAGCGGACGACGATCGAAGAGAAGAGCGGCGTGCCGATATCGAGATAGCGGACCGCGGGGTTTTGCGGATAGAGGCCGATCGCGCACCACACGTACCACGCGCTCATCGTCCCGAGGTCGTCGTTCCCGGGAAGGCCTTGCGGCGAGTCGTCGTAGAGCGTCGTCAGCGCGCGGCGCACGATCGCCTGCGCGCGCCACGGCTCGCCGAGCGAGAGATAGACCCACGGCGTGCCGAGGCTCGGCTCGTTGCCGAGCCACGCGTACGGCTTATCTTGGCCGGCGTTGAGGTCGGTGAAGAACTCGTCGAGCTTCGCTTCGGCGGCCTGCGTGCCGCCCATCGCGGCGGCGAGATCGCGCAAGTCCTGCGGGACCATCCAGGTGTACTGCGCGGCGTTGCCTTCTTGAAAACCGCTCTCGCCGTTCTCGCCGAGCGACGTCGCCATGAACGCGCCGCCGGTGCGGATATCGCCGTCGCGCGGCACGATCGAGCGTGCGGATGCGTCGAAGAGCGTCATCCAGTTCGACGAGCGGCGCATGAACGCGGCGTACGTCCGCGTATCGTGCAGCGCCTCGGCGAGCCGCGCGATCCCGAAATCGTCGAAGGCGTACTCGAGCGTCTCCGAGGCGCCGTTTGGCACCGGCGAGACCGACGTCGTGTGCGTGTTCGCGATGAAACCGGCGCCGAGATACCAGTCGTTGAGCTCCCAGCGCGGGATATACCAACCCTGGCCCGGCGGCCCGGCCGTCGTCGAGGCTCCCTTGACCATCGCCGTCAACGCGCCGCGCGCGTCGAAGTTGCGCGCGCCGAACGCGTACGCGCCGGCGACGACCGCGTCCACCGAGTCGCCGCCCATGACGCTCGTCGGTCCGTTGACGAGCGCCCAGCGGGGCAGCCATCCATTCTCTTGACGCGCGGCGTCGACGAGCGATTGCATCATGTCGCTCGTCTCGCCCGGCGCGATGAGGCCGAGCAGCGGCGCCTCGGTGCGGTAGATGTCCCAGTCGGAGTAGTTGGCATACTCCTTGTGGCCTGCTTTGACGCGATGGACGCGGCCGTCGAAGCCGGCGTACGACCCGTCGGCGTCGCTGATGACGTTGGGATGGAGCAGCGCGTGATAGAACGCGCTATAGAACGTCCGCTGCTGCACGAGCGTTCCACCGGATACGGCGATGCGGCCGAGCATGCCGTTCCACTCTTCGGTGGCGCGATCGCGCACGGCGATCGGATCCCAGCCGCGGCCCTCGGCGGTGAGATTCGCGCGCGCGCCGGCGAGGCTCACGAACGAGAGGCCGACCTTCACGATGACTTGGCGGTTTGCGTTCTCGGCGAAGGTCGTCCACCCGACGTGCCCGTCATTCGATTGGCCGTAACCTACGAACGGCCGGTTGAAGCGAGCGACGAAGTATACGGTGTAGCGATCCGGCATGCCGCAAAAGAAGCCGCTCGACGCGGAGCCGGAGATCTCGCGCGAGCTCACCATCGCGACGCGCGCGCTCGTGACGCCGGCC from Candidatus Binatia bacterium includes these protein-coding regions:
- a CDS encoding GH92 family glycosyl hydrolase, with protein sequence MRIAVAFALFIACGVRTANAATTVAPTTLVDTFVGTSGTQAGGPIDTFPGADVPFGMVQFSPDTPSQNAGGGYEYSDHEITGFSLTHLSGPGCNVFGDFGILPFAGGMPADPSSGRQPFSHASEQSAPGWYAVSVGNPAIRAELSVTPRTGIARFTYPAGAAENLVFNAASNQAGVTSARVAMVSSREISGSASSGFFCGMPDRYTVYFVARFNRPFVGYGQSNDGHVGWTTFAENANRQVIVKVGLSFVSLAGARANLTAEGRGWDPIAVRDRATEEWNGMLGRIAVSGGTLVQQRTFYSAFYHALLHPNVISDADGSYAGFDGRVHRVKAGHKEYANYSDWDIYRTEAPLLGLIAPGETSDMMQSLVDAARQENGWLPRWALVNGPTSVMGGDSVDAVVAGAYAFGARNFDARGALTAMVKGASTTAGPPGQGWYIPRWELNDWYLGAGFIANTHTTSVSPVPNGASETLEYAFDDFGIARLAEALHDTRTYAAFMRRSSNWMTLFDASARSIVPRDGDIRTGGAFMATSLGENGESGFQEGNAAQYTWMVPQDLRDLAAAMGGTQAAEAKLDEFFTDLNAGQDKPYAWLGNEPSLGTPWVYLSLGEPWRAQAIVRRALTTLYDDSPQGLPGNDDLGTMSAWYVWCAIGLYPQNPAVRYLDIGTPLFSSIVVRSPGGPAIVISSPLSTAENAYVERVSVNGAPARNSWIALPSRGTLRVDVAAGNVPNRQWAANASAAPPSYATARLSVPQSSAVRLIGPAPLRVEAGGAVASEFEVSNRNGTTSATVAWLVTPPSGLRVDRASNFVDLEPGATASVPLRLSADESLHAGYYAVRVDGIHDGHGRLEHLSVIVRVERGGERPQLAYAENRFGNTITPIDLATQTTGPEIPVGEQPRDAALSADGMRLYVANFGGNSITVVDTQRERAIATVAVGSSPNGIALTPDGTTLWVANADDGTIQPIDTRTLKAGAPIRVGSRPRAIAIAPDGAMLYVSNSNSNSVTPVDLRSNAAQTPIPAGERPAGLALARDGKRLYVVDSASNDVLPIALDPAPHPLAPIPVGVYPMGIAIAPDRPLAYVTNYANSTVTPINLAAGIARPPIEVGGAPYGVAFTSDGRSAIVVSHRDNAAVIVDTGTQRASEPILLGNGPYTVAAP